The following are from one region of the bacterium genome:
- a CDS encoding ankyrin repeat domain-containing protein yields MQTLTIEQTKELRGLCHAGRLYDIEKMLAQYGTITAHPDVKRAPIDIAMKLGFHSLVELLIRKTDDIKVKNHALRAAVRNRRFDMVEMLVGYGADPLSAPFEDVLCSYDAEMGRYFMSKGADLVTGNPFAIAFQECTRPALGVYLDAYKAYPHLKDALQRQLDMALSYHCKDGSIKWVSLLMWAHADPLARVPGLDDPEEDLDDPALGCTGARYAAMEGHLEVIKRICVNHTKPGWQDALRSACSFGHTSIVEFLLDKGVKPNDKPNGGASGLDSALNAIGRGARFSKNSPYPYPCTASPSIEVIRLLVEHGALWVPDDNSAINGARRSLYEVEKRYTLDVIKLFATYGACDKNLLWKFVSSSTMVGRLALDDLEKLIDKQWLKGRRLP; encoded by the coding sequence ATGCAAACATTAACCATAGAGCAAACGAAGGAACTACGAGGGCTTTGCCATGCCGGCAGACTTTATGATATCGAAAAAATGTTGGCGCAATACGGAACGATTACAGCCCATCCTGATGTGAAACGTGCCCCCATCGACATTGCGATGAAACTGGGGTTCCACAGCCTTGTTGAACTATTAATCCGGAAGACTGATGACATAAAAGTCAAGAATCACGCGCTACGCGCCGCTGTACGCAATAGGCGCTTCGATATGGTCGAAATGTTGGTGGGTTATGGCGCTGACCCGTTGTCGGCGCCTTTCGAAGACGTTCTTTGCTCCTATGATGCGGAGATGGGGCGTTACTTCATGTCCAAGGGGGCCGATCTTGTCACTGGCAACCCATTTGCCATCGCGTTTCAGGAGTGTACGAGGCCAGCATTAGGGGTCTACCTTGACGCATACAAAGCGTACCCACATTTGAAAGACGCACTTCAGCGTCAACTCGATATGGCGCTAAGTTACCACTGCAAAGACGGCAGCATCAAATGGGTGTCGCTCCTGATGTGGGCGCATGCAGATCCGCTGGCGCGTGTTCCCGGCCTTGACGATCCGGAGGAGGATCTGGATGACCCCGCACTGGGCTGTACCGGGGCAAGATACGCAGCCATGGAGGGTCATCTTGAGGTCATCAAAAGAATTTGCGTCAACCATACCAAGCCGGGGTGGCAGGATGCGCTGCGTTCAGCATGTTCATTCGGCCATACCTCTATTGTCGAGTTCCTCCTGGATAAGGGAGTCAAACCCAATGACAAACCAAATGGAGGAGCTTCAGGCCTTGATTCTGCTCTAAATGCCATTGGCCGGGGCGCTAGATTTTCAAAAAACAGTCCCTACCCCTACCCTTGCACAGCCAGTCCGTCCATTGAGGTAATCCGCTTATTGGTTGAACATGGTGCCCTCTGGGTACCCGATGACAACAGCGCCATCAATGGGGCAAGGCGTTCACTTTATGAAGTCGAAAAAAGATATACATTGGACGTGATCAAACTCTTCGCCACGTATGGTGCTTGCGACAAGAACCTACTTTGGAAATTTGTTTCCTCCAGCACAATGGTTGGGCGCCTAGCTCTAGATGATCTGGAGAAACTGATAGACAAGCAGTGGCTAAAAGGAAGGAGACTGCCATGA